A genomic stretch from Aedes albopictus strain Foshan chromosome 2, AalbF5, whole genome shotgun sequence includes:
- the LOC115256882 gene encoding uncharacterized protein LOC115256882: MDFTHLTDEEVNYELALRHVVNLGPTTHRGKVLRLKALIQEESLRDSKPTSSDHVMSTQSNLEQCESQVHQLHIGAEAAIRTADSVALNQIRTRLYHYRDRLLLIRPPNELRETHAMLSVHVDVLLNKVNGTSVVNGVPRSESVVSQATSTGAIRRNNGGEEGAVGGETDATIPVGDASRQETTPPPVTSFSGGQGRGLLFSSSFRALDNEYAGETQPRQRNTSPPPPYLPRERETWNRPAPEAQSREVQELQARIAEMQEREQRTREENYRMRDDLERLIRRDRPAPERADDRRIQKAVHNWPFKFRGEKDTTSLNVFLDRVETFARSEGMSDATLLSSIKHLLQEDAIDWYSRATSQNLLRTWDQFKREIRREFLPSGYSQILRLEASFRFQGREESFAKFYRDISALFRFVDPPIPDDEKFFLVKKNMNENYAAIVTAARPRSLEEMVEVCTGYDETRMLLNRQRRIPIPHSALLEPNFATPVVTSRPPPVQHHQQPQRFNRVHAVEVEEGAFEHEAAEVGPEDNWQHNIDELMEQVNALKLNIERRSARPSFAARDERQPRPTDRYNRTEADVLRVARQYTRDAQTAAQQQRPQTASYQTRLPQQQQEQPLRAQGWQARQWMPSSDQSDNNQRSQRLLPEPARQREDRQIQQEEAPNGQRIAMLCWNCDEEGHRFMDCPKPQAILFCYRCGRKGYSLRSCFTCRMDAVNYQAENQQ; this comes from the coding sequence ATGGACTTTACCCATTTGACTGATGAAGAAGTAAACTACGAGTTGGCTTTACGCCACGTAGTAAACCTTGGACCCACTACACATAGAGGCAAGGTTCTTCGCCTCAAGGCCCTAATACAAGAAGAGTCCTTGAGAGACAGTAAGCCTACTAGCTCAGACCATGTCATGAGCACACAATCCAACCTAGAGCAATGTGAATCTCAAGTTCACCAGCTGCACATTGGCGCAGAAGCGGCCATCCGCACAGCCGATAGCGTAGCTTTAAACCAAATACGAACACGTCTTTACCACTATCGTGATCGATTACTGTTGATCCGTCCACCAAACGAACTGCGGGAAACTCAcgcaatgctgtcagtgcatGTCGACGTGCTTCTAAATAAAGTGAACGGGACAAGTGTAGTGAACGGTGTGCCAAGAAGTGAAAGTGTAGTCAGTCAAGCAACGTCAACCGGAGCCATACGAAGGAACAACGGTGGAGAGGAAGGAGCAGTAGGTGGCGAAACGGACGCCACGATTCCAGTGGGCGACGCTTCCAGGCAAGAAACCACACCACCACCAGTGACGTCTTTCTCCGGTGGACAAGGACGAGGATTGCTGTTCTCTAGTTCATTCCGAGCGCTAGACAACGAATACGCAGGGGAGACACAGCCTAGACAACGGAACACCTCACCACCGCCTCCCTATCTTCCCCGGGAGCGAGAAACATGGAACCGTCCAGCCCCAGAAGCACAGTCACGAGAAGTTCAGGAGCTGCAAGCGAGAATAGCGGAGATGCAGGAAAGAGAACAGCGGACGCGTGAAGAAAACTATCGAATGCGAGACGACCTGGAGCGGCTAATCCGGCGAGATCGACCAGCACCGGAACGAGCGGACGATCGCCGAATACAGAAGGCGGTGCACAACTGGCCTTTCAAGTTTCGCGGCGAGAAGGACACTACATCACTCAACGTGTTCCTAGATCGCGTGGAGACATTCGCGAGGTCGGAAGGCATGAGCGACGCCACACTCCTGAGTTCGATCAAGCATCTACTCCAGGAGGACGCAATCGACTGGTACTCACGAGCAACGTCGCAGAACCTGTTGCGGACATGGGACCAGTTCAAGCGGGAGATCAGAAGGGAATTCCTGCCGAGCGGATACTCCCAAATTCTGCGTCTGGAAGCCAGCTTTCGATTTCAAGGAAGGGAGGAATCCTTTGCGAAGTTCTACCGAGATATCTCAGCGCTTTTCCGCTTTGTCGATCCACCAATTCCAGACGACGAAAAGTTCTTTCTGGTGAAGAAGAACATGAACGAGAACTACGCAGCTATCGTCACAGCAGCGAGGCCTCGTTCACTGGAAGAAATGGTGGAAGTCTGCACCGGATACGACGAGACGAGGATGCTTCTGAACAGGCAGCGCAGGATTCCCATTCCGCACAGCGCGCTTCTGGAACCGAACTTCGCTACGCCAGTAGTAACCAGCAGACCACCACCGGTTCAGCATCACCAACAGCCACAGCGGTTCAACAGAGTTCACGCCGTGGAGGTGGAAGAAGGCGCATTCGAGCACGAAGCAGCGGAGGTAGGACCAGAAGACAATTGGCAGCACAACATCGACGAACTGATGGAGCAAGTCAACGCGTTGAAGTTGAACATTGAGCGGAGATCTGCGAGACCAAGCTTTGCCGCACGCGACGAAAGGCAGCCAAGGCCAACGGATAGGTACAACCGGACAGAGGCTGACGTCCTGCGAGTAGCGCGGCAGTACACAAGAGATGCGCAAACCGCGGCACAGCAGCAGCGGCCGCAAACCGCATCATACCAGACGCGGCTACCACAACAACAGCAAGAACAGCCGCTAAGAGCACAGGGCTGGCAAGCACGACAGTGGATGCCAAGCTCGGATCAGAGCGACAATAACCAAAGAAGTCAACGTCTGCTGCCAGAACCAGCCAGGCAACGGGAAGATCGCCAGATACAACAGGAAGAAGCTCCGAACGGCCAACGAATAGCAATGCTTTGCTGGAACTGCGACGAGGAGGGTCACAGATTCATGGACTGTCCGAAGCCGCAAGCCATCCTATTCTGCTACCGTTGTGGAAGGAAAGGCTACTCGTTGCGCAGTTGCTTCACGTGCCGCATGGACGCGGTAAACTACCAAGCGGAGAACCAGCAGTAG